Part of the Pirellulales bacterium genome is shown below.
TGTCGACGTGACCCACGTGAGGCCGAAAGCCGGCCAAGAAAAGGGCGCGAATCCGCCAAATACTACCGGCGCCCGTCCGGCCGCGCCTGGCGGAAGCGGCGGCGGGTCGACAAATCAGGGTCGCGGAGGCGGCGGTAAGAAGTAGCCAGTCTGGCCGCTTACGTCTTGGGGATCATCACCCGGTCGCCGTTCTTCATGGCCGACTGGTGGGCGCAGATGCCGGTCATGGTCCAGTTGGCGCTTGTGCCCGCGTCGGGCCGGGGCGGACGGTCTTCGACGATGGCGCTCAAGAACTCGTGCGCCATGTGCGGATGCGACCCGCCGTGGCCGCTCCCTTGTATGAACGACAAGTGCTGCGCCTCGTCGGCGTCGTACACCCCCTTGGTCGTGAAGCGGCGAATCCCCTCGGGCAGCAAATGGGCGAAGTCGGGCACCGTCACGCGCTCGGGCTTTTCGCCACGGTGCAGCACGCACGGCTCATGCTCGACGCGCGTCCATTCGAAGGCCACCTTATCGCCGTACACGTCGAAGCTCTCGATGTACTGCCGCGCGGTCTCGAACAGGCTGCGCGTCACTTCGCAGCACAGCGGCGAGTCGGCCAGGCGGATCGTGGCGGTCTCGACGGCGAACGGTGAACCGTATTTGGCCGTGAGCTTGTCGCTGATCCGCCCCGACCCGTGACACACGACGCTTTCGGCGCGCTTGTTCGGCAAGTGCAGGCAGGGGCTCACGCAGTGGGTGGCGTAGTGCATCGGCGGCA
Proteins encoded:
- a CDS encoding Gfo/Idh/MocA family oxidoreductase encodes the protein MASPKKVRVAIIGLGFGAEFIPIYQNHPHAEMYAICQRSPEKLNQIGDHFGIAKRYTKYEDVLADPNVDAVHINTPIPDHAPQSLAGLQAGKHVASTVPMATTVEECLAIVDAQRKSGKHYMMMETVVYSREFLFVKQLYESGELGRIQFLRGSHQQEMAGWPGYWEGLPPMHYATHCVSPCLHLPNKRAESVVCHGSGRISDKLTAKYGSPFAVETATIRLADSPLCCEVTRSLFETARQYIESFDVYGDKVAFEWTRVEHEPCVLHRGEKPERVTVPDFAHLLPEGIRRFTTKGVYDADEAQHLSFIQGSGHGGSHPHMAHEFLSAIVEDRPPRPDAGTSANWTMTGICAHQSAMKNGDRVMIPKT